A genome region from Clostridium pasteurianum includes the following:
- a CDS encoding response regulator: MNFFIADDDEAIQSMLTDIIEDYDMGKVVGTSTSGENITAELLSLSKVDILIIDLLMPMRDGIETIKSLRSKFNGKIIMLSQVEDKEIIGEAYSLGIEYYITKPINKLEVINIIEKLRENIKLEKSIHDIKNTLNILDIGRGTAVKENFSEESSINNSGKFLLTELGIIGENGSNDLLEILSYLSKNDNAAIKDFPPLKDIFLKVVKKRLGENASETDIKKEIKASEQRIRRAISQSITHLASLGLIDYSNQKFEEYSSKFFDFEEIRKRMLELENAVTPSKSHVKINMRKFIKVFFIESRNLGK, from the coding sequence ATGAATTTTTTTATTGCAGATGATGATGAAGCTATTCAATCAATGCTAACCGATATTATTGAAGATTACGATATGGGAAAAGTTGTTGGTACTTCCACCAGTGGAGAAAATATAACCGCTGAACTTCTTTCATTAAGTAAAGTAGATATACTTATAATAGATCTTTTAATGCCAATGAGAGATGGCATTGAAACAATAAAAAGCTTACGTTCAAAGTTTAACGGAAAAATTATAATGCTTTCTCAAGTAGAGGACAAGGAAATAATAGGTGAAGCTTATTCACTTGGAATAGAATATTATATAACTAAACCTATAAATAAACTTGAAGTTATAAATATAATTGAAAAGTTACGTGAAAATATTAAGCTAGAAAAATCAATACATGACATAAAAAACACTTTAAACATTTTAGATATTGGTAGAGGAACCGCAGTTAAAGAAAATTTTTCTGAGGAAAGCAGCATTAATAATTCAGGTAAATTCCTACTCACTGAGCTCGGAATAATAGGAGAAAACGGAAGTAACGATTTATTAGAAATACTAAGCTACCTTAGCAAAAATGATAATGCTGCAATAAAAGATTTTCCACCACTTAAAGACATATTTTTAAAAGTGGTAAAAAAAAGACTTGGAGAGAATGCCTCTGAAACAGATATAAAAAAAGAAATCAAAGCATCAGAGCAGCGAATAAGAAGAGCTATATCTCAATCCATAACTCATCTTGCTTCACTAGGATTAATAGATTACTCAAACCAAAAATTTGAAGAGTACAGCTCTAAGTTTTTTGATTTTGAAGAGATAAGAAAAAGAATGTTAGAACTTGAGAATGCTGTCACCCCTTCAAAATCTCACGTTAAAATCAACATGAGAAAGTTTATAAAGGTATTCTTCATAGAATCACGAAACCTTGGGAAATAA
- a CDS encoding sensor histidine kinase, translating to MKKSSPIFSGIMVGISVVLFRIFLYLTFGGNTSLLNGFILNFPAFFYYITYSALFYVLLRKYLSHYLLVGFLSTFMEIISNLVELSLRHIFLGDLLNMNIIIEVAIIAIIRSFFVLGFFYVLVIHEKDIEVEKQHEENSKMALFISNLYEETVQLKKSFNTSEEITHDCYNLYRTLKDSNEDLSKKLLDIAGKIHEVKKDNQRTYSSLSKLITNENLGDYMSINDITAIITNTNKKYANSLGKDIEILTELEDIPGLFHLFIILSILNNLISNSVEAIEKTGTIKLSIKKQNNFLQFVVTDNGPGIPQRKLKLIFKAGYTNKYNSLGKPSTGIGLSYVEEIVYKLGGNINLKSLPEKHITSFTILIPAENLTKRG from the coding sequence ATGAAGAAATCCAGCCCAATTTTTTCAGGTATTATGGTCGGTATTTCTGTAGTATTATTTAGAATATTTTTGTATTTAACCTTTGGTGGAAATACTAGTCTACTTAATGGTTTTATACTTAACTTTCCTGCTTTTTTTTACTACATAACCTATTCTGCATTATTTTATGTATTACTTCGAAAATACTTAAGCCATTACCTTTTGGTTGGATTTTTATCCACCTTTATGGAAATAATCTCAAACTTAGTTGAACTATCTTTAAGGCACATATTTTTAGGTGATCTTTTAAACATGAATATTATCATTGAGGTAGCAATTATCGCAATTATAAGGAGCTTCTTTGTATTAGGCTTCTTCTACGTATTAGTAATTCATGAAAAAGACATTGAGGTAGAAAAGCAGCATGAGGAAAATTCTAAAATGGCTTTATTCATTTCTAATTTATATGAAGAAACGGTTCAATTAAAAAAATCTTTTAATACCTCTGAAGAAATAACGCATGACTGTTATAATTTATATAGAACCCTAAAAGACTCTAATGAAGATTTGTCTAAAAAACTGCTTGATATTGCCGGTAAAATACATGAAGTAAAAAAAGACAATCAAAGAACTTATTCCAGCTTATCAAAGCTAATAACAAATGAAAACTTAGGGGATTATATGAGTATAAACGATATTACAGCTATAATAACCAATACAAACAAAAAATATGCGAATTCTTTAGGTAAAGATATAGAAATACTTACAGAACTTGAGGACATACCAGGCTTGTTTCATCTATTTATAATTTTATCAATTTTAAACAACCTTATTTCAAATTCTGTAGAAGCTATAGAAAAGACAGGAACTATAAAGCTCTCAATAAAAAAACAAAATAACTTTCTACAATTTGTAGTTACCGATAACGGACCTGGAATACCCCAAAGAAAATTAAAACTTATATTTAAAGCTGGATATACAAATAAATATAATTCTCTAGGAAAACCATCTACAGGTATAGGCTTATCTTATGTTGAAGAAATTGTTTATAAATTAGGAGGAAACATAAATCTTAAAAGTCTACCTGAAAAACATATAACTTCTTTTACAATACTAATCCCTGCTGAAAATTTAACCAAGAGAGGATAA
- a CDS encoding APC family permease: MGNIFRKKTVLDFEEEAKGSKLRKKLTSFDLATIGIGAVVGTGIFVATGEGAKLAGPAVVIAFLVAAVTCGLCSLTFCELSSMFSVSGSTYSYSYIAFGEIVAWIIGWDLMLEYIVAAASVASAWSGTLMGILANYNIHLPASLTSSVISGGIVDLPAVLLTIVVTALLYIGVSQSAKVNDIIVAFKICIIVLFVILGVTHIKVVNYHPFAPYGFKGIMASAAIIFYSFIGFDAIATSAEETINPKRDIPRGLLMCFGAVVILYMSVAVVLTGIVPFTKIDINNALPGALASIGINWGSALVGAGAVVGMISTILVVMYAQIRIFMVMSRDGLLPKVFSHVNKEHQTPGLCTLITGCIVALIAGLLPLKMIMELCNIGTLFAFILVSFGVIVLRYKMPNAERKFRCPGVPFTPLITAFFCFYMMLNLPVFTWIRFGAWLLIGIVIYFLYGSKHSIIINRDKEKEKVV, encoded by the coding sequence ATGGGTAACATATTTAGAAAAAAAACTGTGTTGGATTTTGAAGAGGAAGCCAAGGGCAGTAAATTGAGAAAGAAGCTTACAAGTTTTGACCTAGCAACAATAGGAATAGGAGCAGTTGTAGGTACGGGGATTTTTGTTGCTACAGGGGAGGGTGCAAAGCTTGCAGGACCGGCGGTTGTTATTGCATTTTTGGTAGCAGCAGTAACTTGCGGATTGTGTTCACTTACATTCTGTGAACTTTCATCTATGTTTTCTGTATCAGGAAGTACATATTCTTATTCGTATATTGCTTTTGGAGAAATTGTAGCATGGATAATAGGTTGGGATTTGATGCTCGAATATATTGTGGCAGCGGCTTCAGTAGCATCTGCATGGTCGGGAACACTTATGGGAATACTTGCAAATTATAATATACATCTACCTGCATCATTAACAAGTTCGGTTATTTCAGGGGGTATTGTAGATTTACCAGCAGTTTTACTAACAATTGTGGTTACAGCTCTATTATATATAGGAGTTTCTCAAAGTGCTAAGGTAAATGATATTATAGTTGCTTTTAAAATTTGTATAATAGTTTTATTTGTAATTTTAGGTGTGACTCACATCAAAGTAGTAAATTATCATCCATTTGCACCATATGGATTTAAAGGAATAATGGCATCAGCGGCAATTATATTTTATTCATTTATCGGTTTTGATGCTATAGCAACTTCTGCAGAAGAGACTATAAACCCTAAAAGGGATATACCAAGAGGACTTCTCATGTGTTTTGGAGCAGTTGTAATTTTGTATATGTCTGTGGCAGTAGTTCTTACAGGAATAGTTCCATTCACTAAAATAGATATAAATAATGCTTTGCCAGGAGCCTTAGCTAGTATAGGTATAAATTGGGGTTCCGCTCTTGTTGGAGCTGGTGCTGTAGTTGGAATGATTTCAACAATACTAGTTGTTATGTATGCTCAAATAAGAATTTTCATGGTTATGTCAAGAGATGGACTTTTACCAAAAGTATTTTCACATGTAAATAAGGAGCATCAGACACCTGGATTATGTACATTAATAACAGGCTGTATAGTTGCTTTAATAGCTGGACTTTTACCACTTAAGATGATAATGGAACTTTGTAATATAGGAACTTTATTTGCATTTATACTTGTGTCATTTGGGGTAATAGTGTTAAGATATAAAATGCCTAATGCTGAAAGAAAATTTAGATGTCCAGGAGTACCATTTACTCCATTAATAACAGCATTCTTCTGTTTTTATATGATGCTTAATTTACCTGTTTTTACATGGATAAGATTTGGTGCTTGGCTTCTAATTGGAATTGTAATTTACTTCTTGTATGGTTCAAAGCATAGTATTATTATAAATAGAGATAAAGAAAAAGAAAAAGTAGTATGA
- a CDS encoding APC family permease — translation MEMFRKKTEADVEKDASNSGLKRKLTSFDLAALGIGSVVGTGIFVSTGQGAKLAGPAVIISFIVAAITSGLCALTYSELSSMFPVSGSTYSYSYIAFGEVVAWIIGWDLILEYLVAAASVSSAWSGTLIGILKDYNINLPFVLTNSPLTGGIVDLPAVIITAVVTWLLYVGVSESAKVNNIIVGLKICIILLFIFLGVSHINVANYHPFSPYGTKGIMSGAAIIFFTFIGFDAISTASEETKNPKKDVPMGLMICLSVVVVLYLAVAFVLTGIVSFKQIDVNNALPGALSHIGITWGSAIVGVGAVIGMISSLLVTLYGQIRIFMVMSRDGLLPNAFSKINKNHSTPGLCTIITGIVTALFAGFLPLNVIIELCNIGTLFAFVLVSLGVIVLRHTMPDVERKFRCPGVPFTPILTIVFCLYLIANLPSVSWFRFAIWLLIGLVIYIFYGFKHSKERKRSNNASSR, via the coding sequence ATGGAAATGTTTAGAAAGAAAACTGAAGCGGATGTCGAAAAGGATGCTTCAAATAGCGGTCTTAAAAGAAAACTTACCAGTTTTGATCTTGCTGCACTTGGAATAGGATCTGTAGTTGGTACAGGAATATTTGTATCTACAGGTCAGGGAGCAAAACTTGCAGGACCAGCTGTAATAATTTCATTTATAGTGGCAGCAATAACAAGTGGTTTATGTGCTTTAACATATTCGGAACTTTCGTCTATGTTCCCGGTATCAGGAAGTACATATTCATATTCATACATTGCCTTTGGAGAGGTGGTAGCATGGATAATAGGTTGGGACTTAATACTTGAATACCTTGTTGCAGCGGCTTCAGTATCATCTGCATGGTCTGGAACACTTATTGGGATACTCAAAGATTATAATATAAATCTTCCTTTTGTACTTACAAATTCACCTCTTACAGGTGGAATTGTGGACTTGCCTGCGGTTATAATAACTGCCGTGGTTACATGGCTTTTATATGTAGGAGTTTCTGAAAGTGCTAAGGTAAATAATATTATAGTTGGGCTGAAAATTTGCATAATACTTTTGTTTATATTTTTAGGTGTATCTCATATAAATGTAGCTAATTATCATCCATTCAGTCCATATGGGACAAAGGGTATAATGTCAGGAGCAGCTATCATATTTTTCACATTTATAGGGTTTGATGCGATTTCAACGGCTTCGGAGGAAACTAAAAATCCTAAAAAAGATGTTCCTATGGGACTTATGATATGTTTATCTGTAGTTGTTGTACTTTATCTTGCAGTAGCATTTGTATTAACAGGAATAGTTTCATTTAAGCAAATAGATGTAAATAATGCGCTTCCGGGAGCACTATCGCATATAGGAATAACATGGGGGTCAGCCATTGTAGGTGTAGGAGCAGTTATTGGAATGATATCTAGTCTTTTGGTAACACTTTATGGACAAATAAGAATTTTTATGGTTATGTCTAGAGATGGACTTTTACCAAATGCTTTTTCAAAAATAAACAAAAATCATAGTACGCCTGGATTATGTACTATAATTACCGGTATAGTTACAGCTTTATTTGCAGGCTTTTTACCACTTAATGTTATAATTGAATTATGCAATATAGGAACTTTATTTGCATTTGTACTTGTGTCACTAGGGGTAATAGTTTTAAGACATACAATGCCAGATGTGGAGAGAAAGTTTAGATGTCCAGGTGTGCCATTTACACCGATTTTGACTATAGTATTTTGCTTGTATTTAATAGCTAATCTTCCAAGTGTTTCATGGTTTAGGTTTGCAATATGGCTATTGATTGGGCTAGTAATTTATATATTCTATGGCTTTAAACACAGTAAGGAAAGAAAGAGAAGTAATAATGCTTCATCGCGTTAA
- a CDS encoding GNAT family N-acetyltransferase, with amino-acid sequence MKIKIIKENKKDFLDLLLLADEQENMIDKYLERGTLFALYDNDLKGICVVTKESDRIYELKNIATYKEIHGQGYGRKLVDYIFEYFKNDCDTMYVGTGDSPLTIPFYKKCGFIESHRVKNFFTDNYDHPIYECGKQLIDMVYFKKEF; translated from the coding sequence ATGAAAATAAAAATAATAAAAGAAAATAAAAAAGATTTTTTAGACTTACTACTATTAGCAGATGAACAGGAAAATATGATAGATAAATATTTAGAAAGAGGTACTCTGTTTGCATTATATGATAATGATTTAAAAGGAATCTGTGTAGTAACTAAAGAGTCAGATAGAATCTATGAATTAAAAAATATCGCTACTTATAAAGAAATTCATGGTCAAGGCTACGGAAGGAAATTAGTTGACTATATTTTTGAATACTTTAAAAATGATTGTGACACTATGTATGTAGGAACAGGTGACAGTCCTTTAACAATACCTTTTTACAAAAAATGTGGATTCATAGAGTCTCATAGAGTTAAGAATTTTTTTACTGATAATTATGACCACCCAATTTATGAGTGCGGAAAACAACTAATCGACATGGTATATTTTAAAAAAGAATTTTAA
- a CDS encoding MBL fold metallo-hydrolase, with protein sequence MNLDLIMLGTGHAMVTKCYNTCFAIKNDDKYFMVDAGGGNGIFNQLEKAKIPYTGIHNMIVTHGHTDHVLGVIWIIRKIASLMSSKKYAGEFTIYCHDELKKMITTFCDLTLPRKLLQFIGNGIYLREVANGEQINIIDMQIQFFDIASTKQKQFGFHAVLPNGKTLACLGDEPYNETNRTYVENCDWMLSEAYCLYADKDVFKPYEKHHSTSLDAGKLAEQLNIKNLVLYHTEDTNLAERKTRYTNEAKTVFSGNVFVPDDLEKIELNKACSKL encoded by the coding sequence ATGAATTTAGATTTAATTATGCTAGGAACTGGACATGCAATGGTAACAAAATGCTATAATACGTGCTTCGCCATAAAAAATGATGACAAATATTTTATGGTAGACGCAGGTGGTGGTAATGGCATCTTTAATCAATTAGAAAAAGCAAAAATCCCATACACAGGCATTCACAACATGATAGTTACACACGGACATACTGATCATGTTCTAGGTGTAATATGGATTATAAGAAAAATTGCTTCGTTAATGTCCAGCAAAAAATACGCCGGAGAGTTTACCATATACTGCCATGACGAGCTAAAAAAAATGATTACTACATTCTGCGATCTTACTCTTCCACGTAAATTACTACAATTTATAGGGAATGGCATCTACCTTCGTGAAGTTGCTAATGGTGAACAAATTAATATTATAGATATGCAAATTCAATTTTTTGATATAGCCTCTACAAAGCAAAAACAATTTGGATTTCATGCAGTTCTTCCAAATGGAAAGACTTTAGCCTGCCTTGGAGATGAACCATATAATGAAACCAATAGAACTTATGTGGAAAATTGTGATTGGATGCTTTCTGAAGCCTACTGCTTATATGCTGATAAAGATGTTTTTAAACCATATGAAAAACATCACAGCACATCACTTGATGCCGGCAAATTGGCAGAACAATTAAATATAAAAAATTTGGTTTTATACCACACTGAAGATACAAATCTTGCAGAAAGAAAGACACGCTACACTAATGAGGCTAAAACGGTCTTCAGTGGAAATGTTTTTGTGCCAGATGATTTAGAAAAAATTGAACTCAATAAGGCTTGCTCTAAATTATAA
- a CDS encoding DegV family protein, giving the protein MAVKILTDSTSCMSSDLINEYDINLVSLSVTFDDETFKEMDISNEVFYKKMDEKGIPVSSQPSIEDFCSAMKKVVSAGDDLLCIFISSDMSGTYSTAHIARDMVLEEYKSAKIEILDSKANCMQLGFCAISAAKAARDGKSLGEVKKAAEENLKKSRFLFIPENLVYLRKGGRIGGASALIGNLLKIIPILTVENGVTTVYAKVRTKKRAVETMIQKVHEDVEKFGLGGIAIHHINCYDEAQKLADIIKDRFNIKAIICDIGPVIGLHVGPGAIGIAYYTENRMR; this is encoded by the coding sequence ATGGCAGTAAAGATTCTAACCGATAGTACAAGTTGTATGAGTAGTGATTTAATAAATGAATATGACATAAATTTAGTATCGCTTAGTGTAACGTTTGATGATGAAACTTTTAAGGAAATGGATATAAGTAATGAGGTATTTTATAAGAAGATGGATGAAAAGGGCATACCAGTATCATCTCAGCCTTCAATAGAAGACTTTTGCAGCGCTATGAAAAAAGTTGTAAGTGCTGGGGATGACCTTTTATGCATATTTATATCTTCTGATATGAGTGGTACATATTCAACAGCGCACATTGCAAGAGATATGGTACTTGAAGAATATAAGTCTGCTAAAATAGAAATACTGGATTCTAAAGCTAACTGTATGCAGCTTGGTTTTTGTGCTATAAGTGCTGCTAAAGCTGCAAGGGATGGAAAAAGCCTTGGAGAGGTAAAAAAAGCTGCTGAGGAAAATTTAAAGAAAAGCAGATTCCTTTTTATACCTGAAAACCTTGTTTATTTAAGAAAAGGTGGAAGAATAGGGGGAGCAAGTGCACTTATAGGAAACCTATTAAAGATAATACCAATACTTACAGTAGAGAATGGAGTAACAACAGTTTATGCAAAGGTTAGGACTAAAAAAAGAGCTGTAGAAACTATGATACAAAAAGTTCATGAAGATGTAGAAAAGTTTGGACTTGGAGGTATAGCAATTCACCATATAAATTGTTATGATGAGGCTCAAAAGCTTGCAGATATTATAAAAGATAGATTCAATATTAAGGCTATAATATGTGATATAGGCCCTGTTATAGGGCTTCATGTTGGGCCTGGAGCTATTGGCATTGCATATTATACAGAGAATAGAATGCGTTAG
- a CDS encoding MarR family winged helix-turn-helix transcriptional regulator, with translation MDNNKKEIADKLFLAITQLKKVKFQPRGIDGLTHSEVVLLFCIKKSLEVNEEGVKVSQLSKILKVASPTVTQQINSMEKSGFVKRTMDLTDRRVVRVNLTEKGEVTIKKANKGFWKFIEGLVDYLGNEKSEEFAELLSDLAKYMKKIKNEED, from the coding sequence ATGGATAATAATAAAAAAGAGATAGCGGATAAATTGTTTTTAGCTATTACTCAACTTAAAAAGGTTAAATTTCAACCAAGGGGTATAGATGGATTAACTCATTCTGAAGTGGTACTTCTTTTTTGCATAAAAAAATCTCTTGAAGTCAATGAAGAAGGAGTTAAGGTATCTCAGTTAAGTAAAATATTAAAAGTTGCTTCGCCTACGGTTACTCAACAAATAAACAGTATGGAGAAAAGTGGTTTTGTAAAAAGAACTATGGATCTTACAGATAGAAGAGTTGTCAGAGTTAACCTTACAGAAAAAGGTGAGGTAACAATTAAAAAAGCCAATAAAGGTTTTTGGAAGTTTATAGAGGGACTAGTAGATTACTTAGGAAATGAGAAGAGTGAAGAGTTTGCAGAACTTTTATCTGATTTAGCTAAGTATATGAAGAAAATAAAGAATGAAGAAGATTAA
- a CDS encoding ABC transporter ATP-binding protein, producing the protein MIKLLKKLKPFALSVIIILILAFFQSMADLYLPTLMSDIVNNGIMKVSSNGTSQTDIPYIWRTGGLMLLISAGSVTCAVIGSLFASRTTLGLTRNLRKELFTRVESYSMNEFNKVGTASLITRTTNDITQVQNVVIMMLRMLVTAPMMCIGGVILAARKDKGLTLILAVAIPVLVIVIGVIGKSVVPLFKLMQKKVDRINLVLREGLTGMRVIRAFDRQEVEKKRFDNANADYTNIAIKANKIMAGMMPLMMLVMNLTTISIIWFGSKRIDAGDMKVGDMMAFTQYAMQIMISVLMVAVMFVLIPRAQASAVRINEVLDIKSEINDPENAEKSDSDKKGYVEFKDVTFSYPGAEEPVISNISFKAKPGETTAIIGGTGSGKSTLINLIPRFYDVDSGEIIVDGKDITKMTQQELRSKIGFVPQKAVLFSGSVSSNIQVGNDDASLDDIKKAADIAQATEFISTMKEGFDSEISEGGSNVSGGQKQRLSIARALVRRPEIYIFDDSFSALDFKTDAKLRAALSKETSKSTVIIVAQRVSTIMNADRIIVLDEGKVVGIGTHKELLNNCDVYHEIVASQLSEEEMA; encoded by the coding sequence TTGATTAAACTACTAAAAAAACTAAAGCCATTTGCATTATCAGTAATAATCATATTGATATTAGCATTTTTTCAATCTATGGCGGACTTATATTTACCCACATTAATGTCTGACATTGTAAACAACGGTATCATGAAAGTAAGTTCTAATGGTACATCCCAAACTGATATACCATATATATGGAGGACAGGGGGATTAATGCTTCTGATATCAGCAGGAAGTGTAACTTGTGCTGTAATAGGTAGTTTGTTTGCATCAAGAACTACTTTAGGACTTACAAGAAATTTGAGAAAAGAGTTATTTACACGAGTAGAAAGTTATTCTATGAATGAATTTAACAAGGTTGGTACAGCATCCCTAATAACCCGTACTACTAACGATATAACTCAAGTACAAAATGTTGTTATAATGATGCTTAGAATGTTAGTTACAGCACCTATGATGTGTATAGGTGGAGTTATCTTAGCAGCACGCAAAGATAAAGGTTTAACCTTGATTCTAGCAGTTGCAATACCTGTTTTAGTAATTGTAATAGGTGTAATAGGTAAATCTGTTGTGCCACTATTTAAGTTAATGCAGAAAAAGGTAGATAGAATAAATCTAGTTTTGCGTGAAGGTCTTACAGGTATGAGAGTTATAAGAGCCTTTGATAGACAGGAAGTTGAAAAGAAGCGTTTTGATAATGCCAATGCTGATTACACAAACATCGCAATTAAGGCTAATAAAATAATGGCAGGAATGATGCCGTTAATGATGCTTGTAATGAACTTAACTACTATATCAATTATATGGTTTGGGTCTAAGAGGATAGATGCAGGAGACATGAAGGTTGGAGACATGATGGCATTTACTCAATATGCTATGCAAATAATGATTTCTGTTCTTATGGTTGCAGTAATGTTTGTACTTATCCCACGTGCACAAGCATCTGCAGTTAGAATAAATGAGGTTCTTGATATAAAATCTGAGATAAATGATCCTGAGAACGCTGAGAAATCAGATTCAGATAAAAAAGGTTATGTTGAATTTAAAGATGTAACTTTTAGCTATCCAGGTGCAGAAGAGCCAGTAATATCAAATATCTCATTTAAGGCAAAACCAGGTGAGACAACAGCAATAATAGGCGGAACTGGTTCTGGAAAATCGACACTTATAAATCTTATTCCTAGATTTTATGATGTAGACAGTGGAGAAATAATAGTAGATGGAAAAGATATTACTAAAATGACGCAGCAGGAATTGAGATCAAAAATTGGATTTGTTCCACAAAAGGCAGTGCTTTTCAGTGGTTCCGTGTCATCAAATATACAGGTTGGTAATGATGATGCTTCCTTAGATGATATTAAAAAGGCAGCAGATATTGCCCAGGCAACAGAATTTATATCCACCATGAAAGAGGGCTTTGATTCTGAGATATCAGAGGGAGGAAGCAATGTTTCCGGTGGACAAAAACAGCGTCTTTCAATTGCAAGAGCTTTAGTTAGAAGACCAGAAATATATATATTTGACGATAGTTTTTCAGCTCTTGATTTTAAAACAGATGCAAAACTTAGGGCTGCTTTAAGTAAGGAAACCTCCAAATCCACAGTTATAATAGTAGCGCAGAGAGTAAGCACAATAATGAATGCAGATAGAATAATAGTTTTAGATGAAGGAAAAGTAGTTGGAATTGGAACACACAAGGAGCTACTTAATAACTGTGATGTATACCATGAAATCGTAGCTTCACAGCTAAGTGAGGAGGAAATGGCATGA